A genome region from Lutra lutra chromosome 11, mLutLut1.2, whole genome shotgun sequence includes the following:
- the AHR gene encoding aryl hydrocarbon receptor yields MNSSSAHITYASRKRRKPVQKTVKPIPAEGIKSNPSKRHRDRLNTELDRLANLLPFPQDVINKLDKLSVLRLSVSYLRAKSFFDVALQSSPADRNEVQENCRTKFREGLHLQEGEFLLQALNGFVLVVTTDALVFYASSTIQDYLGFQQSDVIHQSVYELIHTEDRGEFQRQLHWTLNPSPCTDSGQRIDEANGLPQTVGCYTPDQLPPENSSFMERSFVCRLRCLLDNSSGFLAMNFQGRLKYLHGQNKKGKDGSLLPPQLALFAIATPLQPPSILEIRTKNFIFRTKHKLDFTPTACDAKGKLVLGYTEAELCMRGSGYQFIHAADMLYCAEYHIRMIKTGESGMIVFRLLTKDNRWTWVQSNARLVYKNGRPDYIIATQRPLTEEEGTEHLRKRNTKFPFMFTTGEAVLYEITSAFPPMMDLLPIRTKNGTSGRDSATKSTLSKDSLNPSSLLAAIMQQDESIYLYPASSSTPFEQNLFNEPMNECSNWQDTVTPMGSDSILKHEEIGHSQEMNPTLSGGQSGLFPDNRNSDLYSIMKQLGIDFEDIKHMQQNEEFFRSDLSVEGDFRDIDITDEILTYVQDSLSKPTFGCSDYQQQQSRALNSSCMVQEHLRLEQQQQLQPHQSHRAVEQQQQLCQKMKHMQVNGMFAQWSSNPPVPLSCPQQDLQQYNVFPDLTGTSHEFPYKPEIDPGPYTQNLIPCHQSVLPQHSKGTQLDFPIGNFDPSPYPTTNLDDLVTCLQVPENQTHGLNPESTVVNPQSCYAGAMSMYQCQPELQPSHGAPMPYNPAMPAPQAFLNKFQNGEVLSETYPADLSNMNNTQTPTHLQPLHHPSQARPFPDLTSSGFL; encoded by the exons TGTCAAGCCAATCCCAGCTGAAGGAATCAAGTCAAATCCTTCCAAGCGACATAGAGACCGACTTAATACAGAGTTGGACCGTTTGGCCAATCTGCTGCCTTTTCCCCAAGATGTTATTAATAAGCTGGACAAACTTTCAGTTCTCAGGCTTAGTGTCAGTTACCTAAGAGCCAAGAGCTTCTTTGATG tTGCATTACAGTCCTCCCCAGCTGACAGAAATGAAGTCCAGGAAAACTGCCGAACGAAATTCAGAGAAGGCCTGCATTTGCAAGAAGGAGAATTCTTACTACAG GCTCTGAATGGCTTTGTGCTGGTTGTAACCACAGATGCTTTGGTCTTCTATGCTTCTTCTACCATACAAGATTACTTAGGGTTTCAGCAG TCTGACGTCATACATCAGAGCGTATATGAACTTATTCACACTGAAGACCGAGGTGAGTTTCAGCGTCAGCTACACTGGACATTAAACCCTTCACCGTGTACGGACTCTGGACAAAGAATTGATG AGGCTAATGGCCTGCCACAAACAGTAGGCTGTTATACCCCAGACCAGCTTCCTCCAGAAAACTCTTCCTTTATGGAAAGGAGCTTTGTGTGCCGACTAAGATGTCTGCTGGACAATTCATCTGGTTTTCTG gcAATGAATTTCCAAGGGAGGTTAAAGTATCTTCATGGACAGAACAAGAAAGGGAAAGACGGATCGCTACTTCCCCCGCAGCTGGCTTTGTTCGCAATAGCGACTCCCCTTCAGCCGCCGTCCATCCTTGAGATCCGGACCaaaaatttcatctttagaaCCAAACACAAACTAGACTTTACGCCTACTGCTTGTGATGCCAA aggaaAACTTGTTTTAGGCTATACTGAAGCAGAGTTGTGCATGAGAGGATCAGGATACCAGTTTATTCATGCTGCTGATATGCTTTATTGCGCTGAGTACCATATACGGA tGATTAAGACTGGAGAGAGTGGCATGATAGTATTTAGGCTTCTTACCAAAGATAATCGATGGACCTGGGTTCAGTCTAATGCACGCTTAGTGTATAAAAATGGAAGACCAGATTATATCATTGCAACTCAGAGACCTCTAAC agaggaagaaggaacagaacaTTTACGAAAGCGAAATACGAAGTTCCCTTTTATGTTTACTACTGGAGAAGCTGTGTTATATGAGATAACCAGTGCTTTCCCTCCTATGATGGATCTCTTACCAATAAGGACTAAAAATGGTACAAGTGGCAGAGATTCTGCTACCAAATCAACTCTCAGTAAGGATTCTCTCAACCCCAGTTCACTCCTGGCTGCCATCATGCAACAGGATGAGTCCATTTATCTCTATCCTGCCTCAAGTAGCACACCAtttgaacaaaatctttttaatgaaCCTATGAATGAATGCAGTAATTGGCAAGACACTGTCACACCAATGGGAAGTGATAGTATCCTGAAACATGAGGAAATAGGTCATTCTCAAGAAATGAACCCAACACTCTCTGGAGGTCAGTCAGGGCTCTTTCCAGACAACAGAAATAGTGACTTGTACAGCATTATGAAACAGCTAGGCATTGATTTTGAAGATATCAAACACATGCAACAGAATGAGGAATTTTTCAGAAGTGACTTGTCAGTTGAGGGTGACTTCAGAGATATTGACATAACAGATGAAATCCTAACATATGTCCAGGATTCTTTAAGTAAGCCTACCTTCGGGTGCTCGGATTACCAGCAGCAGCAGTCCAGGGCACTGAACTCAAGCTGTATGGTACAAGAGCACCTGCGGCTggaacagcagcagcagctccagccCCACCAAAGCCACAGAGCagtggagcagcagcagcaactcTGTCAGAAAATGAAGCACATGCAAGTGAATGGCATGTTTGCCCAGTGGAGCTCTAACCCGCCCGTGCCTTTGAGTTGTCCTCAGCAAGATCTACAACAGTATAATGTCTTTCCGGACTTAACTGGGACCAGTCACGAGTTTCCCTACAAACCGGAGATCGATCCTGGGCCATACACACAGAACTTGATTCCCTGTCACCAGTCTGTGTTACCACAGCATTCCAAGGGGACACAATTAGACTTCCCCATAGGGAATTTTGACCCATCCCCATACCCTACTACTAATTTAGACGATCTTGTCACATGTTTACAAGTTCCCGAAAACCAAACACATGGACTAAATCCAGAGTCAACCGTAGTAAATCCTCAATCCTGTTATGCCGGGGCCATGTCCATGTACCAGTGCCAGCCAGAACTGCAGCCCAGCCATGGGGCTCCTatgccctacaacccagcaatgcCGGCTCCACAGGCATTTTTAAACAAG